One stretch of Thermogemmatispora onikobensis DNA includes these proteins:
- a CDS encoding response regulator transcription factor produces MKKVLVIDDNPTIVELIKYAVNLQGSYEVIVAYDGVQGLEQVYAHHPDCVIIDVKMPRMDGYQLVRCLRGDARTADTPMIILSAMTREEDQLTGLLSGVDEYLTKPFKPSALNAAIERVLRLTPADRQRRMDELMRSQSEQQQQQQR; encoded by the coding sequence ATGAAGAAAGTGCTGGTCATCGACGATAATCCTACTATTGTAGAGCTTATCAAATATGCCGTGAATCTCCAAGGCTCGTACGAAGTCATCGTCGCTTATGACGGCGTCCAGGGCCTGGAACAGGTCTATGCCCATCACCCCGATTGCGTCATCATCGATGTGAAGATGCCCCGGATGGATGGCTACCAGCTGGTACGCTGCCTGCGGGGCGATGCGCGCACCGCCGATACTCCGATGATCATCCTCAGTGCGATGACACGCGAGGAGGATCAGCTCACAGGCCTTCTCTCCGGGGTCGATGAGTATCTGACCAAGCCATTTAAACCTAGCGCCCTCAATGCGGCTATCGAGCGCGTTCTGCGCCTGACTCCCGCCGACCGCCAGCGCCGCATGGATGAATTGATGCGCAGCCAGAGCGAACAGCAGCAACAGCAACAGCGATAA